The Syngnathus typhle isolate RoL2023-S1 ecotype Sweden linkage group LG16, RoL_Styp_1.0, whole genome shotgun sequence genome includes a region encoding these proteins:
- the fbln5 gene encoding fibulin-5, with protein sequence MRNALGDIRGFTLCSSTRMVAALLFILLCMQSAHSQTCTTGFRYDRRSRQCMDVDECRSLPDPCRGDMNCVNQNGGYLCLPHGLYSQPFGLDTPRQQPDPVYPGSVGGAAGAAGAAGAAGTGTTGGQPDSYVPAPPRQAEPSYPQLGFPVPCILGYTLADDGTCNDIDECESNSHHCNPTQVCINTAGGYTCSCTEGFWLIGGQCQDIDECRYGYCQQLCANVPGSYSCSCNPGFVLNPDNRSCQDVDECADEPCSHGCFNSHGSFMCNCDEGFELAADGTSCNDVDECSFSEFLCQHQCLNMPGSFNCICPPGYYVYEDGRSCEDINECESGNNTCTTERVCFNFQGGHTCLAPLQCPPPYVEVGDNQCMCTAGNPACRDQPFTILYRHMDLSSGRSVPADIFQMQATTRYPGAFYIFQIKSGNEGQEFYMRQTSNMSATLVLSRPIKGPREVVLDLEMVTVNNVINFRGSSIIRLTVFVSEHPF encoded by the exons ATGAGAAACGCACTCGGTGACATACGTGGCTTCACGCTTTGCTCCTCTACAag GATGGTGGCGGCGCTGctatttattttgctttgtatGCAGTCAGCACACAGCCAG ACGTGCACAACCGGCTTCCGGTATGACCGCAGGTCAAGACAGTGCATGG ATGTGGATGAGTGTCGGAGTCTTCCGGACCCCTGCAGGGGGGACATGAATTGCGTCAACCAGAACGGGGGTTACCTGTGCCTGCCCCACGGCCTCTACAGCCAGCCCTTTGGGCTCGACACCCCGCGGCAGCAACCTGACCCAGTGTACCCGGGGAGTGTGGGCGGGGCTGCGGGCGCCGCGGGCGCCGCGGGTGCCGCCGGCACCGGGACAACCGGCGGCCAGCCGGACAGCTACGTGCCGGCGCCCCCGAGGCAGGCCGAACCCAGCTACCCGCAGCTGGGCTTCCCGGTGCCGTGCATCCTGGGCTACACGCTGGCGGATGACGGAACCTGCAATG ACATTGACGAATGCGAGAGCAACTCCCACCACTGCAACCCCACCCAGGTGTGCATCAACACAGCGGGGGGCTACACTTGCTCCTGCACTGAAGGCTTCTGGCTCATTGGGGGCCAGTGTCAGG ATATTGACGAATGTCGCTACGGTTACTGCCAGCAACTGTGTGCCAATGTGCCAGGCTCGTATTCTTGCTCGTGTAACCCGGGCTTCGTCCTCAACCCGGACAACCGCAGCTGCCAAG atgTGGACGAGTGTGCGGATGAGCCATGCAGTCACGGCTGCTTCAACAGCCACGGCTCTTTTATGTGCAATTGCGATGAAGGCTTTGAGCTAGCGGCCGACGGAACTTCCTGCAATG ACGTGGACGAGTGCAGCTTCTCCGAGTTCCTGTGCCAGCATCAATGCTTGAACATGCCGGGCTCCTTCAACTGCATCTGCCCGCCCGGCTACTACGTCTACGAGGACGGCCGGAGCTGCGAAG ATATCAATGAATGTGAGAGTGGTAACAACACCTGTACAACAGAACGAGTCTGTTTCAATTTCCAGGGAGGCCACACATGCCTGGCTCCTTTACAGTGTCCGCCTCCTTACGTTGAAGTGGGCGACAA TCAGTGCATGTGCACGGCGGGCAACCCGGCGTGCAGGGACCAGCCTTTCACCATCCTGTACCGACACATGGACCTGTCGTCCGGACGTAGCGTGCCTGCCGACATTTTCCAGATGCAGGCCACCACGCGCTACCCGGGCGCCTTCTACATCTTCCAGATCAAGTCGGGAAATGAGGGACAAGAGTTCTACATGAGG CAAACCAGCAACATGAGCGCCACGCTGGTGCTGTCGCGGCCCATCAAGGGCCCGCGAGAGGTGGTCCTGGACCTGGAGATGGTGACGGTCAACAACGTCATCAACTTCCGCGGCAGCTCCATCATCCGGCTGACCGTCTTTGTGTCGGAGCACCCCTTCTGA
- the LOC133168815 gene encoding tandem C2 domains nuclear protein, translating to MSRLAFLVILVLTRQAWRRIRAPKKKKHLFFNERTHNRGMECIKNCCKRFSKKQGKEPEPDETEDIAMQLPVTSKRWGVQEDYLLSKMPPGGREVPFVLPTLKASYVQPGASTYLDYGMPGPARCTYAQRKAELVTPVAYKADTGERLSRSMSELNNFHSPQMKSYDSMSSVPCTPTSTTDSIKRSTESFSLFGDDLGSLCIRLSYQEEMEQVWITLVQCSQLNLTANVAKKPKIQIKGVITLPKPVKFQTSIKQYSQDTSFMETFVFALSLQSLRCSALQLKLQKQGGKKRTVAECVLSLRSLGPQETEHWLPLKVPCKSPGRGCELHLATCFQPVCGRMVVRVLAAQNLPASSSPLLPAYTVTVEMYGAAGPLTKKKTRALKPTRGQCQWDDTFYLDLDALDAAACTLSVKLFSCCSIKRKNCIGQVHLGLDGPTREAAEHWKDTVEHPEKVVEAWHTVT from the exons ATGAGTCGGCTGGCATTTCTCGTCATTCTTGTGTTGACTCGACAGGCTTGGAGGCGCATCAgagcccctaaaaaaaaaaaacaccttttctTCAATGAAAGAACACACAATCGGG GCATGGAGTGCATCAAAAACTGCTGCAAGAGGTTCAGTAAAAAGCAAGGGAAGGAACCAGAGCCAGACGAGACTGAAG ACATTGCAATGCAGCTACCCGTGACCTCCAAACGATGGGGGGTTCAAGAAGACTACCTCCTGTCCAAGATGCCCCCTGGTGGCAGAGAAGTCCCGTTCGTCCTGCCCACCTTGAAGGCATCGTACGTGCAGCCCGGAGCTTCCACTTACCTCGACTATGGAATGCCAG GTCCGGCCCGTTGCACGTACGCTCAGAGGAAAGCTGAGCTGGTGACCCCTGTTGCGTATAAAGCAGACACTGGTGAGCGGCTAAGTCGGTCCATGTCTGAGCTCAACAATTTTCACAGTCCTCAAATGAAG AGTTATGATTCCATGTCCAGCGTCCCCTGCACTCCGACCTCCACCACGGACTCGATTAAACGCAGCACAg AGTCTTTCTCACTGTTTGGTGATGACCTGGGGAGCTTGTGTATACGACTGAGCTACCAGGAGGAGATGGAGCAGGTGTGGATCACACTGGTCCAG TGTTCCCAACTCAACCTGACAGCCAATGTCGCAAAAAAGCCAAAGATCCAAATCAAAGGTGTCATCACGCTTCCAAAACCGGTCAAATTCCAGACCTCCATCAAGCAATACTCTCAG GACACATCCTTCATGGAGACGTTTGTGTTTGCGCTGAGCCTTCAGAGCCTCCGCTGCAGCGCCCTACAGCTGAAGCTGCAAAAGCAGGGAGGAAAAAAGCGCACGGTGGCCGAATGCGTCCTGTCGCTCCGATCGCTCGGCCCGCAGGAGACCGAGCACTGGCTGCCTCTCAAAGTCCCGTGCAAGTCGCCC GGACGAGGATGCGAGCTGCATCTGGCAACCTGCTTCCAGCCCGTATGCGGACGAATGGTAGTCCGGGTCCTCGCCGCCCAAAACCTGCCTGCCAGCTCCTCTCCCCTCTTACCGG CGTACACAGTGACTGTGGAGATGTATGGGGCCGCGGGGCCTCTGACAAAGAAGAAGACACGAGCGCTCAagcccaccagggggcagtgtcAGTGGGACGACACCTTTTACTTGGACCTGGATGCTCTCGACGCCGCCGCATGCACGCTGTCAGTCAAACTCTTCAGCTGCTGCTCGATCAAAAGAAAGAATTGTATCGGACAG GTCCATCTGGGACTGGACGGCCCGACTCGGGAAGCGGCGGAGCATTGGAAGGACACTGTGGAGCATCCTGAGAAAGTGGTGGAGGCGTGGCATACAGTGACCTGA